From Symphalangus syndactylus isolate Jambi chromosome X, NHGRI_mSymSyn1-v2.1_pri, whole genome shotgun sequence, the proteins below share one genomic window:
- the SLC25A5 gene encoding ADP/ATP translocase 2 — protein sequence MTDAAVSFAKDFLAGGVAAAISKTAVAPIERVKLLLQVQHASKQITADKQYKGIIDCVVRIPKEQGVLSFWRGNLANVIRYFPTQALNFAFKDKYKQIFLGGVDKRTQFWRYFAGNLASGGAAGATSLCFVYPLDFARTRLAADVGKAGAEREFRGLGDCLVKIYKSDGIKGLYQGFNVSVQGIIIYRAAYFGIYDTAKGMLPDPKNTHIVISWMIAQTVTAVAGLTSYPFDTVRRRMMMQSGRKGTDIMYTGTLDCWRKIARDEGGKAFFKGAWSNVLRGMGGAFVLVLYDEIKKYT from the exons ATGACAGATGCCGCTGTGTCCTTCGCCAAGGACTTCCTGGCAGGTGGAGTGGCCGCAGCCATCTCCAAGACGGCGGTAGCGCCCATCGAGCGGGTCAAGCTGCTGCTGCAG GTGCAGCATGCCAGCAAGCAGATCACTGCAGATAAGCAATACAAAGGCATTATAGACTGCGTGGTCCGTATTCCCAAGGAGCAGGGAGTTCTGTCCTTCTGGCGCGGTAACCTGGCCAATGTCATCAGATACTTCCCCACCCAGGCTCTTAACTTCGCCTTCAAAGATAAATACAAGCAAATCTTCCTGGGTGGTGTGGACAAGAGAACCCAGTTTTGGCGCTACTTTGCAGGGAATCTGGCGTCAGGTGGTGCCGCAGGGGCCACATCCCTGTGTTTTGTGTATCCTCTTGATTTTGCCCGTACCCGTCTAGCAGCTGATGTGGGTAAAGCTGGAGCTGAAAGGGAATTCCGAGGCCTCGGTGACTGCCTGGTTAAGATCTACAAATCTGATGGGATTAAGGGCCTGTACCAAGGCTTTAACGTGTCTGTGCAGGGTATTATTATCTACCGAGCCGCCTACTTCGGTATCTATGACACTGCAAAGG GAATGCTTCCGGATCCCAAGAACACTCACATCGTCATCAGCTGGATGATCGCACAGACTGTCACTGCTGTTGCTGGGTTGACTTCCTATCCATTTGACACCGTTCGCCGCCGCATGATGATGCAGTCAGGGCGCAAAGGAA CTGACATCATGTACACAGGCACGCTTGACTGCTGGAGGAAGATTGCTCGTGATGAAGGAGGCAAAGCTTTTTTCAAGGGTGCATGGTCCAATGTTCTCAGAGGCATGGGTGGTGCTTTTGTGCTTGTCTTGTATGATGAAATCAAGAAGTACACATAA